The following proteins come from a genomic window of Malus sylvestris chromosome 4, drMalSylv7.2, whole genome shotgun sequence:
- the LOC126619510 gene encoding protein HASTY 1-like isoform X1, protein MEESSNSNTAASRVAQAIAVALDWSSTPDARKAAVAFLESIKTGDVRILANAAFLLVKKDWSSEIRLHAFKMLQHLVRLRWEELSPTERRNFANITVDLMSDIASPSEEWALKSQTAALTAEMVRREGLNLWQELFPTLVSLSSKGPIQAELVSMMLRWLPEDITVHNEDLEGDRRRLLLRGLTQSLPEILPLLYTLLERHFGAALSEAGKQQFDLAKQHAATVTATLNAVNAYSEWAPLPDLAKSGIIHGCGFLLSSPDFRLHACEFFKLVSQRKRPIDDTSAPEFDSAISNIFQILMNVSKEFLYISSSGTGVIDESNIEFVEYICESMVSLGSTNLQCIAGDSIVLPLYVQQMLGFFQHFKLALHFQSLNFWLALMRDLMSKPKAVAHSAGDGSDPVDFEKRKVLSFLNDEICSAILDVSFQHMLKREKVIHGTTFSLGQLELWSDDVEDKGTFGQYRSKLLELIKLVALYKPLIAGSKVSERIDTIIKSLLLSPMPAQDLAVMESMQLALENVVSTIFDGSNEIAGGHSEVQLGLCRIFEGLLQQLLSLKWTEPALVEVLGHYLDAMGSFLKYFPDAVGSVINKLFELLNSLPFVVKQDPSTSSARYARLQICTSFIRIAKTADTSVLPHMKGIADTMAYMKREGSLLRGEHNLLGEAFLVMASAAGIQQQQEVLAWLLEPLSQQWTQIEWQNNYLSEPLGLVRLCSETPVMWSVFHTITFFEKALKRSGTRKAQSNLQHNSTESSMPLHPMASHLSWMLPPLPKLFRVLHSLWSPSVFQILPGEIKAAMTMSDVEKFSLLGEGNPKLLKGTIAFANGSHISTSKEGYVESNESDIRNWLKGIRDSGYNVLGLATTIGDSFYKCLDSQSVALALVENIHSMEFRHIRLLVHSVLIPLVKFCPVDLWEAWLEKLLLPLFQHCQQALSCSWSGLLHEGRAKVPDAHAILAGSDLKVEVMEEKLLRDLTREICSLLSVIASPQLNTGLPSLEHSGHVHRVDVSSLKELDAFASSSMVGFLLKHKGIALPALQICLEAFTWTDGEAMTKVSSFCSSLIGLAVSTNSVELLQFVSKDLFSAIIQGLALESNAFISADLIGHCRDIYIHLCDRDPTPRQILLSLPCIKQHDLLAFEEALTKTSSPKEQKQHMKSLLVLATGNKLKALAVQKSVNVITNVSTRPRSTANTKETRVDDGETVGLAAIL, encoded by the exons ATGGAAGAGAGCAGCAACAGCAACACAGCGGCTAGCAGGGTCGCCCAAGCCATTGCCGTAGCTCTCGACTGGAGCTCCACTCCCGACGCCCGCAAAGCAGCCGTTGCTTTCCTCGAATCG ATTAAGACCGGAGATGTGCGGATTTTGGCAAACGCTGCGTTTCTTCTAGTGAAGAAGGATTGGTCTTCCGAAATTCGGTTGCATGCATTTAAGATGTTACAG CATTTGGTCCGATTGCGGTGGGAAGAACTAAGCCCTACAGAGCGTAGAAACTTTGCAAATATCACAGTCGATTTAATGTCTGATATTGCAAGTCCTAGTGAGGAGTGGGCTTTAAAAAGTCAGACAGCAGCCCTTACTGCTGAG ATGGTTAGAAGAGAAGGACTAAATCTATGGCAAGAATTGTTTCCAACTTTGGTTTCATTATCCTCCAAGGGTCCTATTCAA GCTGAGTTGGTCTCCATGATGCTAAGGTGGCTTCCTGAAGATATTACTGTTCACAATGAAGACTTGGAAG GAGATCGGAGAAGGCTTTTGCTGCGTGGGCTGACCCAATCTTTACCTGAAATTTTGCCTTTATTATACACT TTACTAGAGAGGCACTTTGGAGCTGCATTGAGTGAAGCAGGAAAACAACAATTTGACCTTGCAAAACAACATGCTGCGACAGTAACAGCTACTTTGAATGCTGTTAATGCATATTCTGAATGGGCTCCATTGCCTGATCTTGCTAAATCTGGTATAATTCATGG GTGTGGTTTCTTACTTTCTTCACCTGACTTTCGTCTTCATGCTTGTGAGTTTTTCAAACTTGTTTCCCAAAG GAAGAGACCTATTGATGATACCTCTGCTCCCGAATTTGATTCTGCAATCAGTAATATCTTTCAAATATTAATGAATGTCTCCAAAGAATTTTTGTACATATCTAGCTCCGGTACTGGGGTAATTGATGAAAGCAATATTGAGTTTGTGGAATATATATGTGAAAGTATGGTGTCTTTGGGTTCCACAAACTTGCAATGTATTGCTGGCGATAGCATTGTGCTACCACTTTATGTACAACAG ATGCTGGGGTTTTTCCAACATTTTAAGCTAGCTCTTCATTTTCAATCTCTCAACTTTTGGCTG GCGCTAATGAGAGACTTGATGTCAAAGCCAAAGGCTGTTGCTCACTCAGCTGGAGATGGTTCTGATCCGGTCGATTTTGAAAAGAGAAAAGTCTTAAGTTTTTTGAATGATGAAATATGTAGTGCAATTCTGGATGTATCTTTCCAACACATGCTCAAGAGAGAAAAAGTAATTCACGGAACAACATTTTCTTTGGGGCAGTTGGAATTATGGAGTGATGATGTTGAGGACAAGGGGACTTTTGGCCAGTATCGTTCAAAGTTG TTAGAACTGATCAAGTTAGTTGCCTTATACAAGCCTCTTATAGCCGGTTCTAAAGTTTCTGAAAGAATTGATACAATCATCAAAAGCCTCTTGCTTTCTCCAATGCCTGCTCAG GACTTAGCTGTGATGGAAAGCATGCAGTTGGCTTTAGAAAATGTTGTAAGCACTATTTTCGATGGATCAAATGAAATTGCCGGGGGTCATTCTGAAGTTCAACTTGGACTATGCAGAAtatttgaag GTTTGCTTCAGCAACTTCTTTCTTTGAAATGGACTGAGCCAGCTCTTGTGGAAGTACTTGGGCACTACTTGGATGCAATGGGTTCATTTTTGAAGTATTTTCCGGATGCCGTGGGCAGTGTCATTAATAAATTATTTGAGCTCCTAAATTCGCTCCCTTTTGTTGTTAAG CAGGATCCATCTACAAGTAGTGCACGGTATGCAAGGCTGCAAATCTGTACATCGTTTATTCGTATCGCCAAAACTGCTGACACAAGTGTTCTGCCTCACATGAAG GGTATAGCCGACACCATGGCGTATATGAAAAGAGAAGGTTCTTTACTTCGTGGTGAACACAATCTCTTAGGTGAAGCGTTTCTTGTCATGGCTTCTGCTGCTGG AATTCAGCAGCAGCAAGAAGTTCTGGCCTGGTTACTAGAACCTTTAAGCCAGCAATGGACACAGATTGAGTGGCAAAATAATTATCTATCTGAACCACTTGGTCTTGTTCGCTTGTGCTCCGAGACCCCAGTTATGTGGTCAGTTTTCCACACTATCACATTCTTTGAGAAGGCACTTAAGAGAAGTGGAACCAGAAAAGCCCAGTCAAATCTACAACACAATTCAACAGAAAGTTCTATGCCCTTGCACCCAATGGCTTCTCATCTATCATGGATGCTGCCACCTCTTCCAAAA CTGTTTCGTGTCTTACATTCCCTTTGGTCTCCATCTGTATTCCAAATATTACCTGGAGAGATTAAAGCTGCAATGACCATGAGTGATGTTGAGAAATTCAGTCTTCTTGGTGAAGGAAACCCTAAATTGCTAAAGGGTACCATAGCCTTCGCCAATGGATCCCATATCAGCACAAGTAAGGAAGGATATGTGGAGTCAAATGAATCAGACATACGAAATTGGTTGAAAGGTATCAGAGACAGTGG gTACAATGTATTGGGCCTGGCAACCACTATTGGGGACTCATTTTACAAATGTCTGGATAGTCAATCTGTTGCTCTAGCTCTAGTGGAGAATATACATTCAATGGAATTCAGGCATATCCGGCTGCTTGTTCATTCAGTTTTGATTCCTTTGGTTAAATTTTGTCCTGTGGATTTGTGGGAGGCATGGTTGGAAAAGCTCTTGCTCCCATTATTTCAACACTGCCAACAGGCTCTCAGTTGCTCATGGTCCGGTCTTCTACATGAAGGGAGAGCAAAGGTCCCAGATGCCCATGCCATACTAGCTGGGTCGGACTTAAAAGTGGAAGTAATGGAAGAAAAGCTACTTAGGGATCTAACACGGGAGATTTGTTCACTCCTCTCTGTTATAGCTTCGCCGCAGCTAAATACTGGGCTTCCTTCCTTGGAGCACTCTGGGCATGTTCATCGTGTTGACGTATCTTCCCTCAAAGAATTGGATGCATTCGCATCAAGCTCCATGGTTGG TTTCCTTTTGAAGCACAAAGGCATTGCCCTTCCAGCGCTGCAGATATGTTTAGAAGCTTTTACATGGACAGATGGTGAAGCCATGACAAAAGTTTCTTCCTTCTGTTCTTCTTTGATTGGTTTAGCGGTATCGACAAATAGTGTGGAGCTCCTACAATTTGTTTCTAAGGATCTATTTTCTGCAATTATCCAAGGTTTAGCCCTTGAGTCAAATGCTTTCATCAGTGCCGATTTGATTGGTCACTGTCGTGATATATACATACATCTTTGCGATAGAGATCCAACTCCTAGGCAG ATTCTGCTCTCGCTCCCTTGTATCAAACAACATGATTTGCTTGCGTTTGAAGAAGCTTTGACGAAGACATCCAGTCCCAAAGAACAAAAGCAACATATGAAAAGCTTGCTTGTCTTAGCTACTGGAAACAAGTTAAAGGCGCTTGCTGTTCAGAAAAGCGTCAATGTCATAACGAATGTATCAA CGAGGCCTCGCAGCACGGCCAACACCAAAGAAACCAGAGTGGACGATGGAGAGACTGTTGGGCTGGCAGCCATATTGTGA
- the LOC126619515 gene encoding uncharacterized protein LOC126619515 isoform X1 codes for MRPGGGPGGPPGPPPGPPGFGGPPGPPGPHPLFGGFCDFIGACVSFLCCCWLLQDCFGGPPLGPPAPFGPPAPGPPAPFGPPAPGPPAPFGPPAPGPPAPFGPPGPPGPAGPPGPPPP; via the exons ATGAGACCTGGTGGAGGTCCCGGAGGACCTCCTGGACCGCCTCCCGGACCGCCTGGTTTCGGAGGACCTCCCGGACCGCCTGGTCCGCATCCTCTCTTCGGTGGCTTTTGTGATTTCATTGGTGCATG TGTGAGTTTTCTGTGTTGCTGCTGGTTATTGCAAGACTGCTTTGGTGGGCCACCACTAGGGCCTCCAGCACCCTTTGGGCCACCTGCACCAGGGCCTCCCGCACCCTTTGGCCCACCTGCACCAGGGCCTCCCGCACCCTTTGGCCCACCTGCACCAGGGCCTCCTGCTCCCTTTGGCCCACCTGGCCCCCCCGGTCCAGCTGGCCCGCCTGGACCACCACCTCCATGA
- the LOC126619510 gene encoding protein HASTY 1-like isoform X2: MEESSNSNTAASRVAQAIAVALDWSSTPDARKAAVAFLESIKTGDVRILANAAFLLVKKDWSSEIRLHAFKMLQHLVRLRWEELSPTERRNFANITVDLMSDIASPSEEWALKSQTAALTAEMVRREGLNLWQELFPTLVSLSSKGPIQAELVSMMLRWLPEDITVHNEDLEGDRRRLLLRGLTQSLPEILPLLYTLLERHFGAALSEAGKQQFDLAKQHAATVTATLNAVNAYSEWAPLPDLAKSGIIHGCGFLLSSPDFRLHACEFFKLVSQRKRPIDDTSAPEFDSAISNIFQILMNVSKEFLYISSSGTGVIDESNIEFVEYICESMVSLGSTNLQCIAGDSIVLPLYVQQMLGFFQHFKLALHFQSLNFWLALMRDLMSKPKAVAHSAGDGSDPVDFEKRKVLSFLNDEICSAILDVSFQHMLKREKVIHGTTFSLGQLELWSDDVEDKGTFGQYRSKLLELIKLVALYKPLIAGSKVSERIDTIIKSLLLSPMPAQDLAVMESMQLALENVVSTIFDGSNEIAGGHSEVQLGLCRIFEGLLQQLLSLKWTEPALVEVLGHYLDAMGSFLKYFPDAVGSVINKLFELLNSLPFVVKDPSTSSARYARLQICTSFIRIAKTADTSVLPHMKGIADTMAYMKREGSLLRGEHNLLGEAFLVMASAAGIQQQQEVLAWLLEPLSQQWTQIEWQNNYLSEPLGLVRLCSETPVMWSVFHTITFFEKALKRSGTRKAQSNLQHNSTESSMPLHPMASHLSWMLPPLPKLFRVLHSLWSPSVFQILPGEIKAAMTMSDVEKFSLLGEGNPKLLKGTIAFANGSHISTSKEGYVESNESDIRNWLKGIRDSGYNVLGLATTIGDSFYKCLDSQSVALALVENIHSMEFRHIRLLVHSVLIPLVKFCPVDLWEAWLEKLLLPLFQHCQQALSCSWSGLLHEGRAKVPDAHAILAGSDLKVEVMEEKLLRDLTREICSLLSVIASPQLNTGLPSLEHSGHVHRVDVSSLKELDAFASSSMVGFLLKHKGIALPALQICLEAFTWTDGEAMTKVSSFCSSLIGLAVSTNSVELLQFVSKDLFSAIIQGLALESNAFISADLIGHCRDIYIHLCDRDPTPRQILLSLPCIKQHDLLAFEEALTKTSSPKEQKQHMKSLLVLATGNKLKALAVQKSVNVITNVSTRPRSTANTKETRVDDGETVGLAAIL; the protein is encoded by the exons ATGGAAGAGAGCAGCAACAGCAACACAGCGGCTAGCAGGGTCGCCCAAGCCATTGCCGTAGCTCTCGACTGGAGCTCCACTCCCGACGCCCGCAAAGCAGCCGTTGCTTTCCTCGAATCG ATTAAGACCGGAGATGTGCGGATTTTGGCAAACGCTGCGTTTCTTCTAGTGAAGAAGGATTGGTCTTCCGAAATTCGGTTGCATGCATTTAAGATGTTACAG CATTTGGTCCGATTGCGGTGGGAAGAACTAAGCCCTACAGAGCGTAGAAACTTTGCAAATATCACAGTCGATTTAATGTCTGATATTGCAAGTCCTAGTGAGGAGTGGGCTTTAAAAAGTCAGACAGCAGCCCTTACTGCTGAG ATGGTTAGAAGAGAAGGACTAAATCTATGGCAAGAATTGTTTCCAACTTTGGTTTCATTATCCTCCAAGGGTCCTATTCAA GCTGAGTTGGTCTCCATGATGCTAAGGTGGCTTCCTGAAGATATTACTGTTCACAATGAAGACTTGGAAG GAGATCGGAGAAGGCTTTTGCTGCGTGGGCTGACCCAATCTTTACCTGAAATTTTGCCTTTATTATACACT TTACTAGAGAGGCACTTTGGAGCTGCATTGAGTGAAGCAGGAAAACAACAATTTGACCTTGCAAAACAACATGCTGCGACAGTAACAGCTACTTTGAATGCTGTTAATGCATATTCTGAATGGGCTCCATTGCCTGATCTTGCTAAATCTGGTATAATTCATGG GTGTGGTTTCTTACTTTCTTCACCTGACTTTCGTCTTCATGCTTGTGAGTTTTTCAAACTTGTTTCCCAAAG GAAGAGACCTATTGATGATACCTCTGCTCCCGAATTTGATTCTGCAATCAGTAATATCTTTCAAATATTAATGAATGTCTCCAAAGAATTTTTGTACATATCTAGCTCCGGTACTGGGGTAATTGATGAAAGCAATATTGAGTTTGTGGAATATATATGTGAAAGTATGGTGTCTTTGGGTTCCACAAACTTGCAATGTATTGCTGGCGATAGCATTGTGCTACCACTTTATGTACAACAG ATGCTGGGGTTTTTCCAACATTTTAAGCTAGCTCTTCATTTTCAATCTCTCAACTTTTGGCTG GCGCTAATGAGAGACTTGATGTCAAAGCCAAAGGCTGTTGCTCACTCAGCTGGAGATGGTTCTGATCCGGTCGATTTTGAAAAGAGAAAAGTCTTAAGTTTTTTGAATGATGAAATATGTAGTGCAATTCTGGATGTATCTTTCCAACACATGCTCAAGAGAGAAAAAGTAATTCACGGAACAACATTTTCTTTGGGGCAGTTGGAATTATGGAGTGATGATGTTGAGGACAAGGGGACTTTTGGCCAGTATCGTTCAAAGTTG TTAGAACTGATCAAGTTAGTTGCCTTATACAAGCCTCTTATAGCCGGTTCTAAAGTTTCTGAAAGAATTGATACAATCATCAAAAGCCTCTTGCTTTCTCCAATGCCTGCTCAG GACTTAGCTGTGATGGAAAGCATGCAGTTGGCTTTAGAAAATGTTGTAAGCACTATTTTCGATGGATCAAATGAAATTGCCGGGGGTCATTCTGAAGTTCAACTTGGACTATGCAGAAtatttgaag GTTTGCTTCAGCAACTTCTTTCTTTGAAATGGACTGAGCCAGCTCTTGTGGAAGTACTTGGGCACTACTTGGATGCAATGGGTTCATTTTTGAAGTATTTTCCGGATGCCGTGGGCAGTGTCATTAATAAATTATTTGAGCTCCTAAATTCGCTCCCTTTTGTTGTTAAG GATCCATCTACAAGTAGTGCACGGTATGCAAGGCTGCAAATCTGTACATCGTTTATTCGTATCGCCAAAACTGCTGACACAAGTGTTCTGCCTCACATGAAG GGTATAGCCGACACCATGGCGTATATGAAAAGAGAAGGTTCTTTACTTCGTGGTGAACACAATCTCTTAGGTGAAGCGTTTCTTGTCATGGCTTCTGCTGCTGG AATTCAGCAGCAGCAAGAAGTTCTGGCCTGGTTACTAGAACCTTTAAGCCAGCAATGGACACAGATTGAGTGGCAAAATAATTATCTATCTGAACCACTTGGTCTTGTTCGCTTGTGCTCCGAGACCCCAGTTATGTGGTCAGTTTTCCACACTATCACATTCTTTGAGAAGGCACTTAAGAGAAGTGGAACCAGAAAAGCCCAGTCAAATCTACAACACAATTCAACAGAAAGTTCTATGCCCTTGCACCCAATGGCTTCTCATCTATCATGGATGCTGCCACCTCTTCCAAAA CTGTTTCGTGTCTTACATTCCCTTTGGTCTCCATCTGTATTCCAAATATTACCTGGAGAGATTAAAGCTGCAATGACCATGAGTGATGTTGAGAAATTCAGTCTTCTTGGTGAAGGAAACCCTAAATTGCTAAAGGGTACCATAGCCTTCGCCAATGGATCCCATATCAGCACAAGTAAGGAAGGATATGTGGAGTCAAATGAATCAGACATACGAAATTGGTTGAAAGGTATCAGAGACAGTGG gTACAATGTATTGGGCCTGGCAACCACTATTGGGGACTCATTTTACAAATGTCTGGATAGTCAATCTGTTGCTCTAGCTCTAGTGGAGAATATACATTCAATGGAATTCAGGCATATCCGGCTGCTTGTTCATTCAGTTTTGATTCCTTTGGTTAAATTTTGTCCTGTGGATTTGTGGGAGGCATGGTTGGAAAAGCTCTTGCTCCCATTATTTCAACACTGCCAACAGGCTCTCAGTTGCTCATGGTCCGGTCTTCTACATGAAGGGAGAGCAAAGGTCCCAGATGCCCATGCCATACTAGCTGGGTCGGACTTAAAAGTGGAAGTAATGGAAGAAAAGCTACTTAGGGATCTAACACGGGAGATTTGTTCACTCCTCTCTGTTATAGCTTCGCCGCAGCTAAATACTGGGCTTCCTTCCTTGGAGCACTCTGGGCATGTTCATCGTGTTGACGTATCTTCCCTCAAAGAATTGGATGCATTCGCATCAAGCTCCATGGTTGG TTTCCTTTTGAAGCACAAAGGCATTGCCCTTCCAGCGCTGCAGATATGTTTAGAAGCTTTTACATGGACAGATGGTGAAGCCATGACAAAAGTTTCTTCCTTCTGTTCTTCTTTGATTGGTTTAGCGGTATCGACAAATAGTGTGGAGCTCCTACAATTTGTTTCTAAGGATCTATTTTCTGCAATTATCCAAGGTTTAGCCCTTGAGTCAAATGCTTTCATCAGTGCCGATTTGATTGGTCACTGTCGTGATATATACATACATCTTTGCGATAGAGATCCAACTCCTAGGCAG ATTCTGCTCTCGCTCCCTTGTATCAAACAACATGATTTGCTTGCGTTTGAAGAAGCTTTGACGAAGACATCCAGTCCCAAAGAACAAAAGCAACATATGAAAAGCTTGCTTGTCTTAGCTACTGGAAACAAGTTAAAGGCGCTTGCTGTTCAGAAAAGCGTCAATGTCATAACGAATGTATCAA CGAGGCCTCGCAGCACGGCCAACACCAAAGAAACCAGAGTGGACGATGGAGAGACTGTTGGGCTGGCAGCCATATTGTGA
- the LOC126619515 gene encoding uncharacterized protein LOC126619515 isoform X2 yields the protein MRPGGGPGGPPGPPPGPPGFGGPPGPPGPHPLFGGFCDFIGACVSFLCCCWLLQDCFGGPPLGPPAPFGPPAPGPPAPFGPPAPGPPAPFGPPGPPGPAGPPGPPPP from the exons ATGAGACCTGGTGGAGGTCCCGGAGGACCTCCTGGACCGCCTCCCGGACCGCCTGGTTTCGGAGGACCTCCCGGACCGCCTGGTCCGCATCCTCTCTTCGGTGGCTTTTGTGATTTCATTGGTGCATG TGTGAGTTTTCTGTGTTGCTGCTGGTTATTGCAAGACTGCTTTGGTGGGCCACCACTAGGGCCTCCAGCACCCTTTGGGCCACCTGCACCAGGGCCTCCCGCACCCTTTGGCCCAC CTGCACCAGGGCCTCCTGCTCCCTTTGGCCCACCTGGCCCCCCCGGTCCAGCTGGCCCGCCTGGACCACCACCTCCATGA